GACAAATCACGAATGTTCGTGACAACACCCTCAATATCCCCTTTTTCATTAAAAATAGGATTCCCTGTTAATAAGGTTTCTCTTCCTAAATAATTTAATTGGACTAGTGAAACCGTTCTCTTTTTTTCTAGTACTTTTTCCGTTACAGAGTCTTGTAAAATTCCTCGTTTTTGAAGATAATCTACCTTTTTTCCAATATAATATTCCTTCGGTATGCCTGTAATTCTTTCAATCGCCGAATTCGTTTTGATCGTGACGCCTTCTTTATTCGTAATATAAATTCCATCATAAGAATTTTCAATAATGGCATCTAATTCACGATTCAATCGATGAGCCTCTTTTAATTCGTCGATTAAAGATAATAAATCATAGGAGAAGGTACCGATATAAAAAAAATGCTGAGTTTCTTTCATTTTTGTTTTCAGAAAAACACAGCTTTTTCCATTCACTACCGTTCGAATGATTTGCCCTTTCTTAAATTCCTCCCATGTTTCAAATATATCATATACTTTTTTATTTTCGGCTGAAGTAAGTACATATTCATGGAATACATCATTACTAAATAAAATTTCATCACTTGGTGACGTAATAAAATAAGGAAGGGGGATTTGAATTTGTACAGATGAGTTCATCTGACCACCTCTATTCCAGCTTATTCGCTTTCATCTCATCGATTCAAACTGGTTATTGTATTCTGTTTACTTTTTAAAACCAATATAATATGAATTAAATTTTTGAACACATCATGAATATTTCTATAAACCATTATTTTACTAAAAGGTTGCACTTACTTATGAGAATACAACACTTTCATCAATTCGTAAATAAATCCCTAAACATGAAAAACTTGTTCTTTCATAAGTTGACTACTTTCAAGTTAATTGTGGAATCTTTTCCCTCTTGGCCGCTCTTTTATATGTTAAAATACGAATTGGAAACGGAAGTAAAGAGGTGTTTCAATCGTGATTTTTTTTAAACGGTTGTGGATTAAGACAATGCAAATGAATGGATGGACATTATTTTTCGGAACTACAACATTAATTTTATTTAGTAGTTATTTTATTCATTACCTTGAGCCTGAAACGTTTACGACTCCATTTGATGGGCTATGGTGGACAATGACGACAGTCGTAACCGTTGGCTATGGAGACTTGTCCCCTGTTACGATGAAAGGAAAAATTTTCGCCATGTTTTTATATGTAATGGGAATTGGACTGATGACCATATTTATCGGAAAATTCGTTGATTCACTCACATTAAGGAAAAGATTGCGGGAGGAAGGAAAATTGAAGGTTTCAGTGAAAAATCATATTATTTTAATTAATTGGACGAAGAAAACCGAAATTGCCTTAAATGAACTGCTTTCAACCTTTCAAAATATACATGTCGTGATCGTCGATGATGCCCTTAAAAAAACTCCATTGCTTCATGAACGAGTCGAATTTGTGAGCGGAGATCCAGCATCTGAGGAAACTTTGCAAAAGGCGAACATTCTTGAATGCAAATCCGTTATGATCTTTTCACCTAGCAGCCATTTAAAAGCAACGGAAGCTGACGGTCACACGTTGTTGATCGCTTCCATTTTAGAAGGAGTTGGAAAAAAATACGGAAAAAATATTTATACGGTTTGCGAAATTTCTGACTCTAAACATATCCAAGCTTTCACAAACGTAAATGTCGAAGAATTTATTATGCCAAATGATATGGCTGCCCATTTAGCTGCACGTTCAATATTGTTTAATGGGACAACAAATATTATTCATCAATTAACAAGTAATGTCGGACATGATTTATACCATGTCCCGAAAAAAACAGAATGGAAAACGTTTGGAGATGCTAAACGAGCCCTTGATGAAAAAGGTGCTGTCTTAATCGCTAATCATCACGATATGTCCATTCACCAAAAGCTAGATGAACCAATCCCCGAAGACGCAAAGCTTTTTATTATTTGTGATGAAAAAACGTATCATTCAATTTCATAACAGCACTAAAATTAAGAAAAGCCCAAGCGCCCCGCTTAGCGGCGTATGAACTGGACCGCTCCGCATGAGATAAAGGAAACACGGAGAGCGAAAGAGTCGATGTTGACTTATCGTACAGATGAAATGGAAGTTTGCTAGCCGTTATCGCCCGGAGCTAGACAAAAAACCAAAAATGAACAATGTTGTCCACAAGTTGTAAATTTATAGTTTCCTAAACAAGAACACAGGTTCCCGAATAATGTAAGATTCGGGAACCTATTCACAAACATGATAAACTCTATAATTATCTTAAAATATAGTCAAGAGAGGCTTTACAATCGTGAAATACTCTCTCTACTTACTTCGACAAAAACATTGTTTATTGAACAAAATATTACATAAGAAGGTGTAGATTTTGCCGTTTTTTGCGCTTTCCCAAGAAATATTTCATTTCCAACATGATGAATTTAGTACGAAAAAGTAATCTTTACAGACATTATTTCGCAATTAAATGTTTGGGCTAGCACTTTTCAGATTACAACGTTTAGTATCCATAACCTCCGTATCCATATCCACCGTAGCCGCCGTAACCACCTACATATGCACAGCCGACAATGATTAATAGGATAAACAATACAACGATTAACGCAAAGCCTGCACCACCAGCGTATCCTTCTGACATAAAAGTCCTCCTCCTTTTTGATAGTAAGCTTTTAAAAGCTCTCTTTTACACAATATGAAAAAAAATGCGATTTGTTTAGATTTTTACCTAAAAAGATTTATATTTGGGCTTCTTTATCGTACGTGTTTATAAAGGTTTTACAACGGTCATAATGTTAGTGAGATACATTATTCCTCCTATGTAAAGGCAGGTTTTTCTGATGGATTGGCTTTTATATTTTCTAGCATCGATCGCTGGATCACTCATGACTTTTCTTTTTATTATTTTAATGGCAAGACCGTTTATTAAAAGGTTTACGGCAGCTTTTATGAAAATTTTAATGAAGGATCGTTACACTGAAAATATATGGGAGATGGTCAGTGCCTTTATCCGTTTGAGCCCAAGAATTACCATTGAAAATAGTCTTCGTGCCGCAAATGGAGGGATTATAGAACGGCCTTTTGGCAGCCCTAAAAAATTTTTACATTTCGATGGACTTATGTTTTCACCAGCCCAGCTTGCCGTCCTTCCAACAGATGGAGAGACAGACATAAAAACGGAAACCGTCATTGGACCGAGGGCAAAAAGACCTCTTGTCTTAGATATTCCGGTCATCCTTGGTGGAATGGCGTATGGCGTCGGTGTTAGCGATAAGGTGAAAATTGCCCAAGCATGGGGAACAGGAATTGTCGGCAGTGCCACAAATATAGGGGAAGGGACGTTACTTCCAGAAGAGAGAGAAAAAGCGAAATATATTTTCGTACAATATCATTCCGCTAAATGGGCTAAGGAAAGGGAAATATTTGAACAAGCCGATGCCATTGAAATCCATATCGGCCAAGGGGCTTCAGCTGCCGTTCCAGCAAAAATTCCTCCGGAAACATTAAGTGGAAAAGCACGTGATATTTTAGGACTTAAGCCAGGAGAAACAGCGGAGCTGCCAAGGAAAATTAAAGAAATCAAAAGGCCAAAAGATTTAAAAAAAATCGTACAAGAATTAAAAGAAATAACAGATGGTGTTCCCGTTGGAATTAAGATTTGTGCAGGAAACCAGTTGGAAAAGGATATGGAAATTGGGATAGAAGCAGGCGTTGATTTTATCTCCATCGATGGAGGGCAAGCCGGAACGAAGGGTTCCCCACCAATTATTCAAGATGATTTCGGACTGCCAACTATTTATGCACTTTCACGTGCCGTTCGATACTTGGAGGAAGGTGACGCCAAAAACAAAATCAGCTTATTAGTAGGTGGAGGATTTTATACACCTGGTGATTGTTTAAAAGCCATTGCGCTTGGCGCTGATGCGGTCTATTTAGGTACAGCGGCTCTTTGGGCTATGACTCATACGCAAGTAGCCAAAACGGTACCTTTTGAACCTCCAACAACACTCGTATTTTATCCAGGACGTTTTAAAGATCAATTTAATACAGAAGAAGCAGCCTATTCATTAGCTAACTTTTTATCAGCCTTTACAGAGGAAATGAAAATCGCCACAATTGCACTTGGAAAAAAATCAATTCGTGATGTCGACCGAAGTGACTTAGTCGCTTTAGATGAATTAACGAGTAAAGTCACAAACATTCCGACAGCTTATTAATAGTGGTCAAATAGAATTGAGCTTTACAAAGCCTGTACTTAAAAATGGTGTGCCCCAATGTTTTGCTTTTGGGACACGCTTTATCAATATTAAAGAATATCTAGCCAAATTTTTACTGCAGTAGCTAAAATTAAACCTGCTAAAATAATTTGTAAAAATGTTGTCTTTATTTTTTGTCCCGCTTTTGCACCTAATGGGGCTGCTAGAAGACTTGCTGCAACCATTATCAAAGCTGGAAGATACTCAACTTGACCTGTTGTTATTTTTCCAATTGTCGCACCAATGGAAGAAATAAACGTAATCGCTAAGGAGGAAGCAATGGTCATTCTCGTTGGGATTTTTAATACGACAAGCATAATCGGCACTAACAAGAAGGCGCCTGCTGCTCCAACGATACCCGCACCAATTCCAACGATTAACGCTAAAAATGCAGCGAGCCATTTATTAAACTTCACTTGATCAAATGGAATATGATCAATTTCTTTTTTCGGTACAAACATCATGATGGCTGCAATAAGAGCAAGAATACCGTAAACGAGGTTTATACCACCCTCCGTCATTAATTTCGAGCCATAACCTCCTATAAAACTACCTATTAAAATACTAACTCCCATATAAAGAATTAACGTTTTATTTAAATACCCACCTTTTCGGTACGCCCATACACCACCAATTGTAGCAAAAAACACTTGAACCGCACTAATACCTGAAACTTCGTGGGCGCTAAAAGCAGATAGCCCAAATAATGGTGGAATGTAAAGGAGCATCGGATATTTAATAATCGAGCCTCCAATTCCAACCATTCCGGAAATAAAGGATCCAATAAAGCCGATTAAAAAAATGGTAACAATAAAAGCAATACTTGATTCCACTGTCATCTTCCTCCTTGTGTATTTGAATAAGGTTTTTTTCACAAGCTTTGCTGTTCAGATGAAAGCCTTTTGATGTGGGAAGTTAGAGGCACGACTTCAAGCAATCGGCGAATTACGGACTTTTCATCTTTTATGATTGAATGTAAGAGGCTGCCCCCAATAAGAGAGTAAAACCCTACAACACTACAAGGGACAGCCTCTTCTTTTTCAAGCTTTTTTAATCCAAAACTTTAAAATCCCATTTTCCTCTGTATCAGCAATAAGTTCATGTCCTACAGATTTCACCCACGCTTTTAAGTCATTCTTTGTCCCTTGATCTGTCGCATGAATTTCTAAAATTTGTCCTGATTTAAGCTCGTCCATTGCCTTTTTTGCTCTGACAATTGGCATTGGGCATGATAAACCTTTCGCATCCAACACTTTATTTGCTTGAACATTCATCATCAACATCTCCTCCCAATTATTCATGAGTATGGTGTAATGCACAACGGTTCGGGCCGATTTCTAATTCTTGTTGTTTTTCAATATCAACTTTCACGTGCCCACGGTTAATCGCTACAATATCTTCAAAGTTTGGAGGTGTTTCAGTATTCGCACCTGCCACAACTTGTTTGATAAATTCATCTTTTTGTTTGTTTTGCATCATATCATTGCGTGCACGAATATTTCCAAGCGAATCACCAATAAACCCTTCTTGATTTATTTCCTCATCTAAATTTGCATAGTGAGCTGGTAAGACAATGACATCATCCGCAATGGAAGCGACTTTTTCATAAACGGTCTCGTATAAATCAGCCGCCCACTCCGCTACTTTGCCGCCTAAATCTGGGCGACCTAATCCACCAACAAAAATCGTATCTCCTGAAAAAAGCAATTGATGATTTACGAAAAATGAAACACTGCCCGGAGTATGACCTGGTGTTTTAACTGCTAAAACCTCTAAGTTTACATTTTCGAATTCAATCGTATGATGTTCCTCTAATGGTGCGAAATCAAAAACAGCACCTTCGCTTTTCATTAAGTAATAAGTGGCACCTGTTCGCTCAGCTAATTCTTTTCCGCCTGAAATATGATCAGCATGTAAATGAGAATCGACGATATGGGTAATTTTGACACCTTCATCGTTTGCTACATCTTCATACACATTAATAAAACGTGATGGATCTACGACAAGCGCCTCTTTTCCAGAAAGGACCATATAGGATAGACAACCTTTTCCGACACGAATAAATTGATATACTTTCATATTTTCATCTTCATATACTTTAATTTTTTGCAAATGTTCACTCCATGCTTTCATACCACCACGAAGTGTGTATACATTGTCAAATCCAACTTCAACTAATTGTTCTGCTACAAATTGCGCCGAGCCACCTTTTGCACATACGACAATCACTGCTTTATCCTTTGGAAGTTGATCAACGATTCCATCTACCCCTTCAATTAGCTCAAAATAAGGAATATTTAAATACTCAAAGTTTTCACCTTCAATTTTCCAATCGTTAAAATCACTTTCATTACGCACATCTAAAATGAAGAGATGTTCCTTCTTGAACACTTTTTCTGCTACTTGTTTAGCAGTCATTTCTTTTACATTCATTCCTAATACCCCCTACCGTATTTTAAATGATAAAAATTTTTTATTTTTGTGTTGTTTCTTTTCGTCCAGTCCATTTCGACATTCCAGGCACTACATTATAAACGTTCTTGAACCCATTTTCAGAAAGCTTTTGGGCAGCTAAATCACTACGTGTACCAGTACGGCAGACAACGTAAATGACATCTGATTGATTCAGTTCTCCCATTCGCTCTTCTAGCTCACCAAGTGGAATCGATTTTGCTCCCGGAATATGCCCGAAAGCGTACTCAGCTGATTCGCGAACGTCAACAATGACCATTTCTTCGTTATTTTCCAATAACGCTTGTAGTTCTTCGTTCGTTACAACGTTTGGAAATTTCGTTTCTCCATTTGTGTCCTTATCAGTCTCTTTACGAATATAGTGTTTTAAAATATCACCCTCTTCAATGGTTCCAAGATATTGATGTCCTGTACTTTCAGCCCAAGCTTTAATATCAGCAGTTGAACCTTTGTCAGTTGCTTGCACCTCGATCACTTGACCAGATTCTAAATCGTTCATCGCCTTTTTTGTTTTGACGATCGGCATTGGACAAGATAATCCTTTTGCATCTACTATTTGATTGGCTTTAATCATCCAATGATTCCTCCTTATATGTTGAGATTTATTTAAATATTATCCTTTATTCAACTGGACCTTCCCAGTCTAGCATACCACCTGACATATTGATGACGTTGTAGCCATAACTTTCAAGAAATTGAACGGCTCGTGAACTTCTTCCACCTGAACGGCAAACGATAATATATTCTTTCTCTTTATCTAATTCATTCATGCGGTATTCTAATAAACTTAATGGAATATTGACAGCTCCTGGAATTTTCCCTTCCGCTACCTCTTCAACTTCACGAACATCAATAAAATTTAATGTTTTTCCTTGATTCAATAATGATTCGACTTCTTTTGCTGTTATTTGCTTCAAAGATATAACCTCCTTATCGGTATAGCAATGTTTGCATTTTTCGAAGGAAGAGTCTGTGTGGTCACCACACAGCTTTAAAAATTTAAATAAATAAGTTTACGTTTCCTTCTTCGGCATCAGCTAAATAAGCTGCAACACCAGCATATTCGATTCCATCCATAAGCTCCTCTTTACTTAAGCCGAGAAGGTCAACCGTCATTTGACAGGCAACTAATTTTATATCTTGTTCCTTAGCCATTTCGATTAATTGCGGGAGCGGCATTGCATTATGTTTCTTAATAACATGCTTAATCATTTTCGGACCAATGCCAGCAAAATTCATTTTGGAAAGTCCCATTTTATCTGCCCCACGCGGCATCATTTTTCCGAACATTTTTTCAAGAAATCCTTTTTTCACAGGAACTTGTTGATCTTTTCGTAAAGCATTTAAACCCCAAAATGTATGAAAAATCGTTACGTCATGATCGTAAGCGGCAGCACCATTAGCAATAATATACGCCGCCATTGCTTTGTCATAATCACCGCTGAATAAAATAATGTTTGTTTTTTTCTTTTGTTCTGACATTTAGCGTCCTCCTTTCTTTTTATTTACATATACTCGTAATGGTATATTTCATACAAAAAAAATTAAGCTTTTTCTATCCAAAAAGTTAAAACACCTTGCTCTTCTTTATGATCTAATAGTTTATGGCCACTAGCATTTGCCCATGCAGCCAAGTCATTTTTTGCTCCTTTATCCGTCGTTTGGACTTCTAAAACTTGACCTGAAGCTAATTCATCCATTGCTTTCTTTGTTCTAACAATTGGCATCGGACAGGATAGACCTTTTGCATCCACTACTTTATCAGTTTTCACTTTCGATAACCTCCTTTTCATTATCTTTATACCCTAATAGGTATATTATTATATGTTAAAAAAACTGTCAACATGTTATAAACATATTTTTAAAATTTTTACCGACTTTTCACTAATAAATGAACGGCTTCTTTCACATGTTGATCCGTTTGCTCTCCTTTTTCAATACTTTCTCTTACACAATGTTCGAGATTTGCACTAACGATAACAGCAATTGTGCTATTCATCGCATTTCGTGCCGCAGATAGCTGGGTAATAACACTTTTACAATCTTTACCTTGTTCTATCATGCCAAGAACCCCTTTTATTTGCCCTTCTATGCGCTTTAAGCGATTTTTCATTTCTTTGTTATATTCCATCTAAAACACCCCTTTCATCTTTTTTAAGGCTGTTTTCGTAAGCTATGAAAGTCGAAAAGCAACAATCTAATAGAAGACTTTTTAAAAATTTTCACATATAAGCCTTTCTTTATAAATATGAAAGATTTATCTTCTTTCAGTTTAGAAATGGTGCTTAAAACATCCTTAAATAAAATAATATTCATAAATTATGTTACTGTGTAGTATTATCATATACCCTTATAGGTATATTGTCAAGTACTAATGACAAACATAAAACTTTATGATTTTCTGAAAAATGGGATACCTTATGTGGTACCCCATTTGTATTTCCATTACCGAACGGCACAACGGTTTGGACCTATTTCCATTTCACGTTGCTGTTCTTCATCTGGATTTAATTTTCCCATATTCGTTTGGCGAATTTCTTGATAGGAATTAGGTTGAGGAGGCAAATTTTCCGTTACTGTTTTTCTAAACTCATTCTCGTCAGCAATGTTTAAACCATGATTTACTTTATACAGTATTCCTAATTTTTCAGCTACACTGCCGTCAGCATTCATCTCGTTTATTCCCATAAAATGTGCTGGCAAGACAATTAATTCATCTGCTAGTTGTTTATAACGTCCATATAGAGTTTGACGTAAATCGCTGACCCAATCATCCGCTTTTCCAGCCAAGTCTGGGCGACCAATCGAATCGACGAATAAAATGTCCCCTGTTAATAAATATTGATCATCTACAATAAACGAAGTACTACCAATAGTATGACCTGGAGAGTAAATGGCTTCAATCGTAACAGTTCCTACCTTAACCTTATCCCCGTCTTTGATTGGAGTGTATGAAAACGTCACTTCACCTGCGTCTTTTGGCGGCAAGTAGTACGTAGCCCCAAACTTTTCTGCAAGCTTTCTACCACCAGAAATATGGTCTGCATGAAGGTGCGAATCAATAATATGTTTAATGGTAATTTGATGTTCCTTTGCAAATTGTTCATACGGATCAATCATTCGATTCGTATCAATTAATACCCCTTCTCCATTAGATTCTATTAAATAAGATAAGCAGCCTTTGCCAAGTCGAACAAATTGATAAATCGTTCCACCACTTTTTAAATGGCCAATTTTAATCGGTTCTAAATGCTCACTCCACGCTTTCATACCACCTTCAATTGAATAAACATCATGAAACCCTGCTTCAACTAATTGTTCAGCTACCATCATGGAAGAACCGCCTTTTGCACAAACGACGTAAATGTTTTGATCTTTCGGCAGTTTATCGATAATCGTATCTACCCCTTCGATAAGCTCGAAATACGGAACATTTATTACTTCAATATTTTTCCCCTCAATTTTCCAATCATCAAAGTCCCCAGTATTGCGGACATCAAGAATGAATAAATGTTCTCCATTTATCACTTTTTTAGCTAATTGTTGAACTGATATGCTTTTAGCCCCTTTTTGATCTGACAAAAAAATCCCTCCTTACAACAATTTTTCGGAACGTGTTAATCATACAGGTTCTTGAAAATTTGATTAAAATGTCAACGTAATATCTGCATCTTTAGCAAAGTTTAAAAACGTAGCTGCTCCAGCAACATCAATACCTTCAACGAAATGTTCTTTTTGAAGATTCATAACATCCATTGTCATTTGGCAGGCAATCAATTTTACGCCAAGCTCTTGAGCCATTTTCACTAGTTCTTCAATGGAAGGCACATTCGCTTTTTTAAAACCCTCTTGGAAATGCTCTCTTCCTTCTGGAGTAGGTAAATTTTTATGAGCTTCTTTATGAATTAAATTTAATCCTTCAAATGTAAAGAAAATACCTACTTCAGCATCTGTCGCAGCCGCTGCTGTTGCAATATTAAAAACTTTATAAGCATCAAATAAACCACCATTTGCAGCAATAATCGCTACTTTCATTATTTATTCCTCCTTCAATCGTTATCATAACTCTAATTTGTTCATTATAAACAAGGTAATGTTATTTTTTTACCATTACCCCTTTGGGTATATATTAATCCTTTGACCAACTTACTGTCAAGATATTGACGTCATAATGTTTTTCTTTTGTTTTTTCAGAACGATGATTGAAAGAAAAAATATAGCTACAACTTAGGTTAGAGATCAAGCTTAAATAAAAGATTATGAAAATGCTAAATTTCGCTAAAACAAAACATATTTTTTAAACACGGGAACAAAATATAGATGATTTCCTAGAAGAAAGGTGGAACAAAATGAAAAGGACAACAGTAAGGTTATTTCTTATTTTAAGCATGATGTTAAGTTCGATCTTTTCTGTTCATGTCCAACATGGACAAGCAAACAGTAATCCGTATGTTTTATACGAAGTGAAATCGGGAGATAGTTTATGGAAAGTGAGTAAGCGTTATGGTTATTCAGTGGAGACAATTAAAAAATTAAACGGGCTTTCACAAAACACAATAGTACCTGGCCAGTCCTTATTAATTCCAAGTGATACGTATATCGTTCTTCATGGAGAATCATTATTTGATATTGCTTTTCGCCACTCTATTCCTATATCGCTCTTAGCTCAACATAACCATATTAAAACTCACGATGCAATCAGTCCCGGAAGAAAAATAAAAGTTCCCCAAATTCCGAACCGATCCATTAAAACAGGTGGTTATTTCGTTCCAAAGGGATATGAGGCAGATCTTAATATCATCAACCGTTATTCTCCTCTTATAACAAACATAGGTGTGTTTGAATACCACCCTAATTGGAACGGCAATTTAAGCAGTTTGTCTGCTAATCATATTATAAAAGAAGCGTGGATCAAACATAGTTATCCAGTTGCGGTCGTTACAAACTTGAGCTCAAGAGGATTTGATCCTGATATGTCTCATCATTTATTAACGAATCAAGCAACACGGAAAAACTTAATCAACAACATTGACCGTCTCCTCCGTACCCATGATTATAAAGGGGTAAACATTGATTTTGAAGGGTTGCGACCTCAAGATAGACAAGCATTTAACCAATTTATGAAGGAATTGCGACAGAAATTAAAGCCTTCTGGATTCACAATTTCAATTGCAGTTCCGCCAAAGCAAGCTGATCACTATCCAGAATATCATAGCGCTTATGATTACAAGACACTCGGAAAAATGGTCGATCAATTTTTTATTATGGCATACGACTGGCATTGGCCAGGTGGATCCCCAGGTCCAATTGCACCTTATCAAAAGGTAAAAGAAACATTAAATTATGCCATAAAAGTGATCCCAAAAAATAAAATTTACTTAGGAATTGCTATGTACGCATATGATT
This genomic interval from Bacillus alveayuensis contains the following:
- a CDS encoding glutamate synthase domain-containing protein 2 (product_source=COG0069; cath_funfam=3.20.20.70; cog=COG0069; pfam=PF01645; superfamily=51395; transmembrane_helix_parts=Inside_1_6,TMhelix_7_29,Outside_30_458); the encoded protein is MDWLLYFLASIAGSLMTFLFIILMARPFIKRFTAAFMKILMKDRYTENIWEMVSAFIRLSPRITIENSLRAANGGIIERPFGSPKKFLHFDGLMFSPAQLAVLPTDGETDIKTETVIGPRAKRPLVLDIPVILGGMAYGVGVSDKVKIAQAWGTGIVGSATNIGEGTLLPEEREKAKYIFVQYHSAKWAKEREIFEQADAIEIHIGQGASAAVPAKIPPETLSGKARDILGLKPGETAELPRKIKEIKRPKDLKKIVQELKEITDGVPVGIKICAGNQLEKDMEIGIEAGVDFISIDGGQAGTKGSPPIIQDDFGLPTIYALSRAVRYLEEGDAKNKISLLVGGGFYTPGDCLKAIALGADAVYLGTAALWAMTHTQVAKTVPFEPPTTLVFYPGRFKDQFNTEEAAYSLANFLSAFTEEMKIATIALGKKSIRDVDRSDLVALDELTSKVTNIPTAY
- a CDS encoding putative membrane protein YfcA (product_source=COG0730; cog=COG0730; ko=KO:K07090; pfam=PF01925; superfamily=53146; transmembrane_helix_parts=Inside_1_6,TMhelix_7_29,Outside_30_48,TMhelix_49_71,Inside_72_77,TMhelix_78_100,Outside_101_109,TMhelix_110_127,Inside_128_147,TMhelix_148_170,Outside_171_179,TMhelix_180_202,Inside_203_208,TMhelix_209_228,Outside_229_237,TMhelix_238_257,Inside_258_260): MESSIAFIVTIFLIGFIGSFISGMVGIGGSIIKYPMLLYIPPLFGLSAFSAHEVSGISAVQVFFATIGGVWAYRKGGYLNKTLILYMGVSILIGSFIGGYGSKLMTEGGINLVYGILALIAAIMMFVPKKEIDHIPFDQVKFNKWLAAFLALIVGIGAGIVGAAGAFLLVPIMLVVLKIPTRMTIASSLAITFISSIGATIGKITTGQVEYLPALIMVAASLLAAPLGAKAGQKIKTTFLQIILAGLILATAVKIWLDIL
- a CDS encoding TusA-related sulfurtransferase (product_source=COG0425; cath_funfam=3.30.110.40; cog=COG0425; pfam=PF01206; superfamily=64307), translating into MMNVQANKVLDAKGLSCPMPIVRAKKAMDELKSGQILEIHATDQGTKNDLKAWVKSVGHELIADTEENGILKFWIKKA
- a CDS encoding rhodanese-related sulfurtransferase (product_source=COG0607; cath_funfam=3.40.250.10; cog=COG0607; pfam=PF00581; smart=SM00450; superfamily=52821); this translates as MKQITAKEVESLLNQGKTLNFIDVREVEEVAEGKIPGAVNIPLSLLEYRMNELDKEKEYIIVCRSGGRSSRAVQFLESYGYNVINMSGGMLDWEGPVE
- a CDS encoding glyoxylase-like metal-dependent hydrolase (beta-lactamase superfamily II) (product_source=COG0491; cath_funfam=3.40.250.10,3.60.15.10; cog=COG0491; pfam=PF00581,PF00753; smart=SM00450; superfamily=52821,56281), giving the protein MNVKEMTAKQVAEKVFKKEHLFILDVRNESDFNDWKIEGENFEYLNIPYFELIEGVDGIVDQLPKDKAVIVVCAKGGSAQFVAEQLVEVGFDNVYTLRGGMKAWSEHLQKIKVYEDENMKVYQFIRVGKGCLSYMVLSGKEALVVDPSRFINVYEDVANDEGVKITHIVDSHLHADHISGGKELAERTGATYYLMKSEGAVFDFAPLEEHHTIEFENVNLEVLAVKTPGHTPGSVSFFVNHQLLFSGDTIFVGGLGRPDLGGKVAEWAADLYETVYEKVASIADDVIVLPAHYANLDEEINQEGFIGDSLGNIRARNDMMQNKQKDEFIKQVVAGANTETPPNFEDIVAINRGHVKVDIEKQQELEIGPNRCALHHTHE
- a CDS encoding uncharacterized protein (TIGR01732 family) (product_source=TIGR01732; pfam=PF09680; tigrfam=TIGR01732; transmembrane_helix_parts=Inside_1_12,TMhelix_13_35,Outside_36_45) is translated as MSEGYAGGAGFALIVVLFILLIIVGCAYVGGYGGYGGYGYGGYGY
- a CDS encoding voltage-gated potassium channel (product_source=KO:K10716; cath_funfam=1.10.287.70,3.40.50.720; cog=COG1226; ko=KO:K10716; pfam=PF02254,PF07885; superfamily=81324; transmembrane_helix_parts=Inside_1_12,TMhelix_13_35,Outside_36_72,TMhelix_73_94,Inside_95_339), coding for MIFFKRLWIKTMQMNGWTLFFGTTTLILFSSYFIHYLEPETFTTPFDGLWWTMTTVVTVGYGDLSPVTMKGKIFAMFLYVMGIGLMTIFIGKFVDSLTLRKRLREEGKLKVSVKNHIILINWTKKTEIALNELLSTFQNIHVVIVDDALKKTPLLHERVEFVSGDPASEETLQKANILECKSVMIFSPSSHLKATEADGHTLLIASILEGVGKKYGKNIYTVCEISDSKHIQAFTNVNVEEFIMPNDMAAHLAARSILFNGTTNIIHQLTSNVGHDLYHVPKKTEWKTFGDAKRALDEKGAVLIANHHDMSIHQKLDEPIPEDAKLFIICDEKTYHSIS
- a CDS encoding rhodanese-related sulfurtransferase/TusA-related sulfurtransferase (product_source=COG0607/COG0425; cath_funfam=3.30.110.40,3.40.250.10; cog=COG0425,COG0607; pfam=PF00581,PF01206; smart=SM00450; superfamily=52821,64307); protein product: MIKANQIVDAKGLSCPMPIVKTKKAMNDLESGQVIEVQATDKGSTADIKAWAESTGHQYLGTIEEGDILKHYIRKETDKDTNGETKFPNVVTNEELQALLENNEEMVIVDVRESAEYAFGHIPGAKSIPLGELEERMGELNQSDVIYVVCRTGTRSDLAAQKLSENGFKNVYNVVPGMSKWTGRKETTQK